ACCGGTTCGAGCTGGAGCGCGACCGGCGACGTGGAGCCCTTGCGCGCGACGCGTTCGAGTGAGTACTTCACGTCGGCCGAGGTCACCGGGCGACGGTTGGCGAACATCGCACCTTTGCGGAGCGTGAAGTCCCAGTGCTGCTGGTCCGGTGTCGACTTCCAGCTCATCGCGAGGCCGGGACGCACCTTCAGCGTGCGCGCGTCGTAGGAGGTCAGCGACTCGAAGAGCTGGTCCACCGCCAAGAGCTCGGCGAACGAACGGGCCTGGGCGGGATCGAGCGACTGGAGACGCTCGATCGCCGGCTCGCCCTGCGGACCGATGACCCCGACCCGGAGGATCCCACCGCGCCGGGGTTTGTCACCTGCGCCGTTGTCGTTCCCGCCCGTGCACCCCGTGAGTGCGAGCGCGAACGCGACCAGGACAGGGATTGCACGACGCATCGGTCAGACGACCTCGATGGCTTCGGCGAAATGGCACGCGACAGGGTGCGCCTGGCCGCGGTCAACGAGCGCGGGCTCTTCCTCTGCGCAGATGCTCTGCGCCTTCCAGCAGCGCGTGCGGAACCTGCATCCCGACGGAGGGCTCACGGGGCTCGGCACGTCGCCCGTGAGGATGATGCGCCTCCGCTTCCGCTCGCGGACGGGGTCGGGGATCGGGACAGCCGACAGGAGCGCCTGGGTGTAGGGGTGGGCGGGGCGCTCGTAGATCGCGTCGCGCGACCCGATCTCGACGATCTTGCCCAGGTACATCACCGCCACACGATCAGAGATGTGGCGAACGACGGAGAGGTCGTGGGCGATGAACAGGTAGGCGAGTCCCAGCCGCTCCTGGATCTCCTCGAGCAGGTTGATGACGCCGGCCTGGATGGACACGTCGAGGGCGGACACGGGCTCGTCGAGAACGAGCAGCTCGGGGTCGAGGGCCAGCGCGCGGGCGATGCCGATGCGCTGGCGCTGGCCGCCCGAGAACTCGTGGGGATAGCGGTTCACGTACTCGGGGTTCAGGCCCACGAGCGACATGAGCTCCTTCACCCGCTCCTTTCCGCCCATGCTCCACAGGTGGTGCACGTGGAGCGGCTCGGCGATGACCGCGTTGACCGTCATGCGTGGGTTGAGTGACGCGTACGGGTCCTGGAAGACGATCTGGACGGAGCGCCGGAGGTTGCGCATCTCACCCCGGTCGAGGCCAACGATGTCGGTGCCCCGGAAATAGACGGACCCCGAGGTGGCGTCGATGAGTCGGAGGATCAGGCGACCGGTCGTGGACTTCCCGCAGCCCGACTCCCCCACCAGGCCGAGGGTCTCACCCCTGTGGACGTCGAAGGTCACCCCGCACACTGCGTGAACTTCGTCGACGACGCGCCGGAACAGACCGGCGCGCACCGGGAAGTGCTTGACCAGACCACGGACGTCGAGGATCTTCTCGCCCGAGGAGGGCCCGCTCGCGCCGGTGGGCGGGGTGAGCGCGGTGTCCGTCACGGCGTCGCCACGGCGGGGCGAACGTCGTCCGGGCTGGTTCCCGCCACCTTCTCGGCGAAATGACAGGCCGCGCGATGATCGAGATCGTCGACGGAACGTAGCTCCGGCTCAAGGGAGGCGCAGGGCTCCGGCAGCTGCGCGTAGTCGCAGCGCGGGTGGAACGCGCAGCCGGTCGGTACGTGGATGAGCGAGGGAGGCTGGCCCCGGATGCGGTAGAGCCGCATCCCCTCGGCGTTCTGATCGAGGCGTGGCAGCGACGCGAGCAGTCCCAGGGTGTAGGGGTGCTGTGGTTTGTAGAAGATCTGATCAACGTTACCTGTCTCCACAGGCCTGCCCGCATACATCACGAGAACCCGGTCGGCCACGCCTGCCACCACCCCGAGGTCGTGCGTGATGAGGACGATGGCCGAGTTCGTGCGATCCTGCACCCGCTCGAGCACCTCGAGCACCTGAGCCTGGATGGTGACGTCGAGCGCGGTCGTTGGCTCGTCGGCGATCAGCACGTCGGGGTCGTTGGCGATCGCCATTGCGATCATGGCGCGCTGGCGCATCCCGCCCGAGTACTCGTGCGGGTACTGGTCGGCGCGAGCCTTGGGGTTGGGGATGCCGACGAGGTCGAGCAGGTGGAGCACTTGTGCGCGCACGGCTTTGTCCTTCACGTCGTGGTGAACCTGGATCGCCTCGCCGATCTGGTCCCCAACCGTGTAGACGGGGTTGAGCGCGGCGAGTGCGTCCTGGAACACCATGGCGAGCTTCTCGCCTCGATACCGCTGCAGCTCGCGCTCGCTCAGGTCGAGCAGGTTCCGACCCCGATAGAAGATCTCGCCCGTGATGCGCGCCGACTTGGGAAGCAGCCCCAGAACAGCCATCGAGGTGACGCTCTTGCCCGAGCCCGACTCGCCGACGATGCCGAGGACCTCGTTCTCATAGACGTCGAGGGTGACGCCGTCGACGGCCTTGACCACGCCTTCGTCGGTCGGGAACTGCACGCGCAGGTCGCGGATGGACAGGACGGCCTCACCCGAGCCCGACGGAGCGGCGGGCTTCTGCCGATCGACGAACGGGTCGAGGTCGGTCACCGGTACCCGATCAATGCTTCGACTGGGGATCGAACGCGTCGCGTAGGCCGTCGCCGAGAAAGTTCACGGCCATGACCGTCACGAGGATGAACAGGCCCGGGAAGTAGATGAGGTAGGCGTTCGAAGTGCCCACGGCTCCTTCGGACTGCTGCAGCATGTTCCCCCAGGAAACCGTCGGCGGTCTCACACCGAAGCCGAGGAAGGACAGCGTCGACTCGGTCAGGATGGCAAGTGCGACGGCGAGCGTGGCGTTCACGGCGATGGGCCCGATCGCGTTCGGCAGCATGTGACGGAAGATGATCCGCCAGCTCGACGCGCCGGACGCCCTCGCCGCCTCGACGAACTCCTTCTCCTTGAGGGAGAGGAAGACACCACGGACGACGCGCGCGATGTACTGCCAGAAGAGTAGGGAGAGGACGATGATGATCACCGGCACGGAGCCACCGAACTTCTTCTGGGCGATGAGCAGGATGGCGAGCGCGGGCACGACCAGGAACAGATCGGTGAGGCGCATGAGCAGCTGGTCGGCCCAGCGCCCGAAATACCCTGCGGCCGCGCCGATGAGCGAGCCCACCGCGGTGGATACCACCGCGACCGACAAGCCGATCGCCAGCGAGATGCGTCCCGCGTAGATGATGCGAGTGAACTGATCGCGGCCGAGCTCGTCGGTGCCGAACCAGTGCGAGGCCGACGGCCCGGCCTGTGCTTGGGTTTGGGCGATGTTGGGATTCAAGGGATAGCGGGTCACCTGACCCGCGAAGATCGCGCTCAGGTACAGCAAGAGCAGGACCACACCGGCCGCCACCGCCACCTTGTGCTTGAAGAAGCGGCGGCGAAACAGCTGCCACTGGCTTCGGGCGACGGGCTGGAGCACGGTTGCTCCGGCACCGACGTGGGTCGCCTCGGACGCCAGCGCACCGCTGCCGACGGCGGCCGCGGCCTTCGCCTCCGCCGCACCTCCTTTGTCTCGGATCGCCATGGTGCCTCGCTGTCTACGAGAGCCGGATCCTCGGATCGAGGACGCCGTACAAGATGTCGGCCAGTAGGTTGAAGCCGATGATGAAGACCGCCGTCACCATCACCCATGGCAAGAGGACGTTGGTGTCGCCGTCGATCAAAGCGTCGAGGAACAGCTTGCCCATGCCCGGCCAGGCAAAGATCTTCTCGGTGATGATCAGCCCACCGAAGAGCGCTCCGATGTCGATGGCCATCACGGTCGTGAGCGGGATGAGCGCGTTGCGGAGGCCGTGCTTGAGGAGCACCTTCCGCCGCGGCAAACCTTTGGCGCGAGCCGTCCTGATGTAGTCCGACGACATCACGTCGAGCATCGACGACCGTTGATAGCGACTCCACCCGGCGACGAGCTGTACCGAGAGCGTCAGAACGGGTAGCGCCAGGTGCCGCACGTAGTCGAACGGCTGAGGTGTGGCGCTGTGAAGACCCACCGAGTAGAGGATCGGTTGATCGAGATGAAAGATCTGGCGCGGCTCGTACACCAGGAACTGGATCGCCATGAGCGCGAACCAGAAGACCGGCATCGACAAACCCAGAAACGACAACCCCGTCGTGAAGGTGTAGTCGAGCACCGAGTACTGCCGCGAGGCCGAGTAGACGCCGACGGCGATGGCCACCAGGGCGGACAGCAGAATGCCCCAGATGATGAGCTGGAGCGTGTTCCACAACTTGGCGCGGATCTCTTGGGCCGCGCTGCGTCGGGTGATGAAACTGTCGCCCCAGCTTCCCCGCACGAACCCGCTCAGCCACTTCCAGTACTGGGTGGGCAAAGGCTTGTCGAGGCCCAGACGCGCCCGCTCCCGCGGAACGGCCTGCGGATCGCGACTGCCTTGGCGCAGTCGAGCGAGGGGGTCGGTCGTGGCGCGGACGAAGCCGAAGACGAGAACCGACGCGATCAGCAGCACGGGAATCGAATAGGCGACACGCCGTACTACGAACGTCACCATCTCTGCGAATTGTACACAGTTGAATTCGACGCCACGGGCCCCGGCACGGACCCGGGACCCGTGGTCACGTCCTCAGCGAGCAGCTAGCACTTCCCGCCCTTGCAGTACCACTCGTTCAAGTTCCAGAACATGCCGAGCACGCTCGGGTTGTCGATGATGTTGCCGCCCAGCTTTGCCGTGTTGTACACCACGGTGTTCGGGAAGAGCGGGATGGCGGGGACCAGCTCCCCCAGGCGGTCGGCGCCCTGCTTCACCAGGCCGGCGCGCTGGCTCTCGGCGGAGACCTGGTCGACCTGCTTCCAGATCCTGTCGAGCTCCGGGTCACTGATCCGGTAGTAGTTGGTGCCCGACTTGTTGGCATCCGTCGGGATGCTCTCGGTGCAGAAGTTGACGCACTGAGCCGGGCTCTTGCTCGTCGGGACCTGCGCGAAGAGTGCGACCTGGAAGTCGCCGTTCGGCAGCGACTGGCCGAAGAGGATGCTCGAGCTCTGGTTGTCGGTCGTGAGCTCGAAGCCGGCGTCCTTCCACTGACTCTGCAGGATCTGTTCGGTGAGCTCCCTCCGCTTGTTGCCGGCGGTGACCCTGACCGTCAACGACGCCTTCTGACCGCCCTTGGCCCAGATGCCGTCGCTGCCCTTCGCCCAGCCGTCGCCGGTCATCAGGCTGTTGACCTTGGACAGATCCTTGACGTATTGGGAGAACGACTTGGTGTAGTAGGTCTTGTTGCGCGGCGTCGTAAAGGACTGGAGCGGCTGGATGTCCTTGGAGATCGGGCCGAAGAGCCGGTCGACGATCGNCGGACCGCTTGGCTGTTGAGGGGCGGCTTGGAGGTGTTGAACCAGATCGCCTCGTAGGAGAATCCCGGTGTGGTGCTGAACGACGTGTTGGGTTGGTTCTTGAGTGTCGCGAGCTCGAGCTGCACCTGCGGGTAGATGCCATCGACCTGGCCGGTCTTGTAGGCCTGAATCTCCGCGGCCGTGTCGGAAATGACCTTGAACACGACGGCGTCGAGGTTCGGCTTCTTGCCCCAGTACTTGTCGTTGCGGACCAGCTTCACCTCGACGTCCTTCGTCCAGTGATCGAGCTTCCACGGGCCACCGGACCAGGTGTATCCGTCCTTCGTCTCCGCGTCGCGATCCTTGCCGAGGAGAAGGTGACTGGGCCACACGCCGTAGTTGCCGCCGAACAGGTCCTTCCAGTCGGCGTACGGGGTGCTGTAGGTCACGACCGCGACCTTGGGATTGGAGTCGTCGACACTCTCGATGTCCTTGTAGCCGGTCTTGTCGTAGATGTCGGTGCCGTTCTTGGCCTGATCCCAGACGTACTTGAAGTCCGAGGACGTGATGGGCTGTCCGTCGGACCAAACCGCGTCGGCACGGATCTTGTACGTGACCTTCTGCTTCGGGGTGCTCTCGAACGTGGGTTCACCGTCGAGCAGAACACTTGGCTCGTACTCGCCGTCGGGCTTCACGTTGAAGGCCCGCGGCACCGTGTGCTGCTGGATCATGTAGATGTTCCACGAAGCGCCGGCGCACGCCCCCAGCCAGTCGGCGCAGTCGCCATTCTGCTCGGCACCGAGCACGAGGGTGCCACCCTTGGCCACTGTTCCCTGTTCTGTCGTCGGGCTGGCCGTCGTCTTCTTCTTGTCGCTGCCGCAGCCGGCGGCCACGATCAAGGCCGCGAGCAGGGGTACGAGCAGTAGCTTGCCGCCTCGCATGCGTTGCACTGGTTCGGAACCTCCTTGTCCCGAGCCGGGGGGCTCTTGGGGGGGACTCTCTATTGCAGCCGTAAGGCCAGGATGAGCGTCGTGAAGGCGAAGATGATCGCCGTGGCGACGGTGATGCGATCGAGGTTGCGCTCGACCACGGTGGACCCGGCCGCCGCGCTGCCCATGCCGCCACCGAACATGTCGGACAAGCCGCCACCCCGGCCGCTGTGGAGCAGCACGAGCAGCACGAGCATGAGCGAGACGATGATGTGGATGACGACGATGATCGCAGTCAGCACAGTGGTGAACTCTCGTGGGGGCGGACCACCGGAACGAAGGTTACCAGAGGCCTTCGACGGTTCACCGTCAAGCGCTATGCAACCAGCCGGAACCGCACGATTTGAGCGAACGAGTCGGGGTCGAGGCTCGCGCCGCCGACAAGGGCGCCGTCGACATCGGGTCGGCTCATGAGCTCGGCGGTGTTCCCCGGCTTCACCGACCCGCCGTACTGGATGCGAGTCGCGGCCGCGGTGCCCGCGTCGTAGAGGTCGGCGACGACACCCCGCACCGCGGCGCACATCGCTTGCGCGTCGTCGGGAGTTGCGGTCTGGCCCGTGCCGATGGCCCAGATCGGCTCGTAGGCGATGACCATGCCCGCCGCCTGATGGGCCGCGACGCCCGTGAGGCCGGCGCGCACCTGCCGGTCGACCTTGGCCTCGGCGTCACCCGCCTCGCGCTCGGCGAGCGTCTCCCCGACGCACATGATCGGCGTCATCTGTGCGGCGAGCACGGCCTTCACCTTCCGGTTCACCCACTCGTCGCTCTCGTGGAAGATCTCGCGTCGCTCCGAGTGGCCGACGATCACGAGGTCCACAGCCAGCTTGGCCAGCATCGGCGGCGACACCTCGCCGGTGAACGCACCCTTGTCGTCCCAATGGCAGTTCTGCGCGCCGAGCAGGATCGGGATGCGGTCCGCGTCGAGCACCGTCTGGATCGACCGGAGGTCGGTGAACGGTGGGTGCAACGAGACGTCGACTGCGTCATAGTCCGCGGCGTTGAGCGCGTAGCTCAGCTTCTGCACGAACTGGATCGCCTCCAGGTGGTTGTGGTGCATCTTCCAGTTGCCGCTCATGAGCGGCTTCCGCGTCGGCTCAGCGGGCATTGGACGCTCCTCTCAGTGCCGCGAGCCCGGGCAGGTCACCCTGCTCGAGGTACTCCAGCGAAGCGCCACCGCCGGTGGACACGTGGTCGACCTGGCCGTCGAGCCCGAACTTGGCCAGGGCAGCCGCGCTGTCGCCGCCGCCGACCACGGTGAAGCCGGGGCACGCTGCCACCGCTTCCGCCACCGCGCGCGTGCCCGCCGCGAAGCGCTCGTCCTCGAAGACGCCCATCGGCCCGTTCCAGAAGACGGTGCCCGCCTCGACGATGGCGTCGGCGAACTCCGCAGCCGTCCCGGGTCCGATGTCGAAGCCCCTCCAACGTCGGGGAACGTCGCGGCTCACGGTGCGGACCTCGTCGCCGTCGGGGTCGGCAGCCACGATGTCGGACGGCACGAGGACGGGCGTGAGACCGGCGAGGAGCTCCCGGCAGGCGTCGAGCTGGTCGACCTCGAGCAGCGAGTCGCCCACCTCGTGACCCTGGGCGGCGAGGAACGTGAAGCACATGCCCCCGCCGACGAGAAGCGTGTCGACCCGCGCGAGCAGGGCGCGGATCACGCCGAGCTTGTCGTGCACCTTGGCTCCGCCCAACACCGCGACGAAGGGGCGGCGGGGCGCGTGAAGCAGGGTGCCCAACACCTCGACCTCGCGTGCGAGCAGCCGCCCCGCCGCGCTCGGAAGCCGGGCGGGGGGGCCGACGATCGACGCATGGGCCCGGTGGGACGAACCGAAGGCGTCGTTGACGTAGAGGTCGCGGCCCGCGACCAGGCGCTCGACGAACGCGGGGTCGTTGCCCTCCTCGCCCGGGTCGAAGCGCAGGTTCTCGAGCAGCTCGACCTCGGGCGCCAGCTCGGCCAGCCGCGCCCGCACCGGCTCCATCGAATACCGCGGGTCGGGCTTGCCCTTGGGCCGGCCCAGGTGACTGCACGCGGTGACCGAGGCGACGTCGTGCTTCCGCAACCACTCGATGGTGGGCAGCGCGGCGCGGATGCGCAGATCGTCGTCGATGCGGCCGGCGGTGATCGGCACGTTGAAGTCGGCGCGTAGAAGAACGCGCTTGCCGCGTGGGTCGGGAAGGTCCTCGAGTTGGGGGACGCTCAACCGGTGCGGGTCACTTGTTGGCGGAGCCGACGATCGCGGCCAGGTCGACCAGGCGGTTCGAGTAGCCCCACTCGTTGTCGTACCAGCCCAACACCTTGACCATGTTGCCCAACACCATCGTGAGCGGCGCGTCGAACGTGCACGACGCGGGCGAACCGACGACGTCGGACGACACGATGGGGTCCTCGGTGATCTCGTCGACGGTGACGTCCCTGCCGAGCAGGCCGGTGAAGTCAGTGACGGAGCCGTCCTGCACGGGAACCCGGAGGGCGGTGCCATCGAGGCGGCCCTTCATGCTCTCCATCACGAGGCTGGTGGCCCGAGCCGCTCCCGTGGAGGCGGGAATGATGTTGACCGCAGCTGCACGGGCCCGGCGCAGGTCCTTGTGCACGAGGTCGAGCAGGTTCTGGTCGTTGGTGTACGCGTGCACCGTCGTCATGAGCCCCCGCTCCACACCGAAGGCGTCGTCGAGCACCTTGATCATCGGCACGAAGCAGTTGGTCGTGCACGAGGCGTTGGAGACGACGGTGTGCTTGGCCGGATCGAACGTGTCGTCGTTGACGCCGATGACGAACGTTGCGTCGGCACCCGAGGCAGGCGCCGAGATGATCACGCGCGGTGCGCCGGCGTCGATGTGGGCGGCGGCCTTGTCGCGGTCGGTGAAGATGCCCGTGGACTCGATGACCACGTCGACACCGAGGTCGGCCCAGGGAAGCGCCTTGGGGTCGCGTTCGGAGAGCACCTTGAACGAGTCAGCACCGACGCGGATCCCGTCGCCGGTGACCTTCACCTCGTCGTCGAGGCGACCGAAGGTGGAGTCGTACTTCAGCAGGTGGGCGTTGACCTCAGGCGACGTGAGGTCGTTCACCGCGACGACGGCGACATCGGCGCCCGACTTCTTCGTCGCCCGGTAGAAGTTGCGGCCGATGCGACCGAAGCCGTTGATGCCGACGCGTGTTGCCATTTTGTTGGTCCTCCTGTCGTACTGCGGTGTCGACCTCGCCTATCCGACCAGACCGGCGAGGGCGCGGGCCAATTGTGCGGGCTCGTGGGCCAAACCGTCGGGCCGTGCCACGGGCGCCTCGATCCACTCGATCTGGATCTCGCCCCTCGGCAGACCGTGGGGGTCACAGAGCACCACGTCGACCTCGAGCCCGTGCGACCGGAGGGCCTCGACGTGTGCGGCGACGTCGAAGCCGGCCGTCTCGGGGACCTGCTCGCGGAGGTTGGCGACGTAGACCTTGCGCCCCGGCGTCGTGTCGAGGGCCCGGCGGAGCGCGGGCACGGCGACGACGGCGAGGACGCTGGTGAAGAGCGAGCCCGGCCCGATCACCACCTGATCGGCGGCGGCGAGGGCCTCGAGCGCCGCGGCCGGAGGCGCCGGGTCGGCGGGTACGAGCGACACGCCCGAGATGCGCCCCGCCTGCTGCACCGCGGTCTGACCCTCGACCGACACCCCCTCGGCCACGGCCTTGAGCACCACCGGCTCGCGGGTGGCCGGGTGCACCCGGCCCGCCACGCCGAGCAGGTGTCCGGCGGCCTCGAGGGCGACGCTGAAGTCGCCGGTCGCGTCGGTGAGACCGGCGATCACCAGGTTGCCGAACGCATGACCCTCGAGCTCGCCCGCCTCGAAGCGGTGCTCGAAGGCGCGGGTCCACAGCGAGTCGGGGTCGGCCAGCGCCACGAGACAGCGGCGGAGGTCGCCCGGCGCGGGCATGCCGAGGTCGTGGCGCAGGCGCCCGCTCGACCCGCCGTCGTCCGCGACGGAGACGATCGCGCACACGTCATCCGCATAGCGCCGAACGGCCTGCAGGGTCGACGCCAACCCATGCCCCCCACCGAGCGCAACGACGTTCACATCACCACCCCCGCAACGCGCGCGAGCGGGTGGCGGGGAGGCCACGGGTGGCGCGTAGGGAGGGGCCCCACGCCGCAGCGAAGCGAGGGCGTGGGGAGGGACCCTGAGCGACAGGACCCGTGGCCGGTCACGTCAGCACCCAGCAACGCGCGCGAGCGGGTGGCAGCGAGGCCACGGGTGGCGCGTAGGGAGGGGCCCCACGTCGCAGCGCAGCGAGGACGTGGGGAGGGACCCTGAATGACAGGACCCGTGGCCGGTCTCATGACGGGACCCGCGACCCCCTCAACGCCCGATGTCTCGGTGCAGCACGCTCGGAGCGAAGCCGCGCGCCGCCATCCGCTTGGCCAGCTCCTCGGCGATGACCACCGAGCGGTGACGTCCACCCGTGCACCCGACCGCGATCGAGAGGTACGACTTGCCCTCCTTCACGAATGCCGGCAACAGGAGCCCGAGGAGCTCGTCGAGCTGGGCGAGGAACGCGTCGCTCTCGGGCTGCCCGAGGACATAGGCGCGCACGTCGTCGTCGAGCCCGGTCTGCGGTCGCAGCGCGTCGACCCAGTGCGGGTTCGGCAGGAAGCGCGTGTCGAACACGAGGTCGACGTCGAGCGGGAGGCCGTGCTTGTAGCCGAACGAGACGACCGACGTCTGCAAGCTGGCCCGAGTCTCGCGCCCGAACAGGTCGAGCAGCCGGTCGCGCAGCTGGTGGACGTTGAGCTCGGTGGTGTCGACGACCACGTCGGCCTGGGCCTTGACCGGCTCGAGGAGCTGCCGCTCGCGCTCGATGCCCTCCCATACCCGCTCGCCCTCGGCGAGGGGGTGACGCCGGCGGGTGTTCTCGTAACGGCGGATGAGCACCTCGTTCGACGCCTCGAGGAACAGAACGCGAACGTGGGCGCCGGTCTTGCGGAGCTGGTCGAGCGCGGGTGCGAGCTCCTCGAGGTAGGCGCCGGTGCCAACCGCCAGCGCGACCCGCTCGGTCGTGGAGCCCGGCGCCTGCACGAGCTCGGCCACCTTGGCGATGAGGGTCGGGGGAAGGTTGTCGATGACGAAGCAGCCCAGGTCCTCGAACGTGTCGGACGCCTGCGATCGTCCTGCACCCGAGAGACCGGTGATGATGACGAACTCGCTCACGTCCGTCTCAGGATACCGACGCCCCCCACCTTCTCGGCACGGAGGAACAGCAGGCGGGGAATCGTCGCCGCCTCGCGGTATTCCGCCGCTCGGGCAAGGAACCCCGGCGGTGGCGCCGGCTCCTCCATGCGCGTGACCAGCAGGCCGGCCGCGATCATCGCGTTGACGTAGCGCGACAGCGGTCGGTGGACGAACGGGATGAAGACGCCCTTGTCGACCTCCTCGAGGGACGTGTCCTCCACGAGGTAGGGACCGATGCGCCAGTACTGCTCGGGCGGGTCGAGCACCTGGTCGTCGATCCAGCCCGAGCCGGGCACCTGGAGCAACGGGTGGTTCATGAAGAACAGGAAACGGCCTCCCGGCCGCAGCACCCGCCCCACCTCTGCGATCGCGGCGTCGAGCGGCTCGATGTGCTCGAAGACCAGGCAGGCGACGACGGCGTCGAATCGCCCGTCGCCGAACGGCAGCGCCGCCGCGCCCCCGCGCACGTAGACGGGCCCGCCGGCGCGAGCGACCGCGACCTTCAACTGCGCCCACGCAGGCTCGACGCCGACGACGCGCGTGTGTGGAGCCGACACGCAAGCGAGGCGAGCAACCTGTCCCTCGCCGGTGCCGACGTCGAGCACCTCCTGTGCTCCCGCGAGATGGTCCGCCGCGAGCGGCAGGATCTGTTCGGCATATTCGGGGTCGGCGCCCTCGGTGAACGCGTCCTGCCACCAGCCGGCGTTCAACTCCCAGGGGTCGCCGCCCTGCCGTGGCTTCCGGGCCATGGATCGTCAGTGTCCCCGAAATGGGGGGCCGATGCGGCCACCAGACGCCCGCGCCTGCTCGCTGACCCCGCTTCTTGTAGCGCTAAACCACCCTCACGTGGTTGAGCGCACCAAGAAGCGAGATGCTCCGTCGAGCTGTACGTCAGGCGGGGCCGGAGCCCGCGCCCCGCATCGACGCGTGAGCCCTTTCGTCCCACGACAGCATGCCGGCCACCGCCCATCGACTCGACCGACGGGCGGGGACGGCGGCCGCCACCAACGCGAGCACGACGGCGCCCAACACGATGAGTGACAGCAGCGCAGGCGGGACTGCCGGGCGGGTCGCCGCACCGATGTCACGGGCGAAGACGGTGAAGCCGGCGCGCCCGGCCGCGATGCCGATGGGGAGGCCGACCACGAGACCGATCAGGACGACGACGAGCGCGTGCCAGCGCACCGATGCTCGCAGCTGCCGAGGCACGGCTCCC
The Actinomycetota bacterium DNA segment above includes these coding regions:
- the rapZ gene encoding RNase adapter RapZ, which translates into the protein MSEFVIITGLSGAGRSQASDTFEDLGCFVIDNLPPTLIAKVAELVQAPGSTTERVALAVGTGAYLEELAPALDQLRKTGAHVRVLFLEASNEVLIRRYENTRRRHPLAEGERVWEGIERERQLLEPVKAQADVVVDTTELNVHQLRDRLLDLFGRETRASLQTSVVSFGYKHGLPLDVDLVFDTRFLPNPHWVDALRPQTGLDDDVRAYVLGQPESDAFLAQLDELLGLLLPAFVKEGKSYLSIAVGCTGGRHRSVVIAEELAKRMAARGFAPSVLHRDIGR
- a CDS encoding class I SAM-dependent methyltransferase; translation: MARKPRQGGDPWELNAGWWQDAFTEGADPEYAEQILPLAADHLAGAQEVLDVGTGEGQVARLACVSAPHTRVVGVEPAWAQLKVAVARAGGPVYVRGGAAALPFGDGRFDAVVACLVFEHIEPLDAAIAEVGRVLRPGGRFLFFMNHPLLQVPGSGWIDDQVLDPPEQYWRIGPYLVEDTSLEEVDKGVFIPFVHRPLSRYVNAMIAAGLLVTRMEEPAPPPGFLARAAEYREAATIPRLLFLRAEKVGGVGILRRT